From the Exiguobacterium aurantiacum genome, one window contains:
- a CDS encoding DUF2975 domain-containing protein — protein MKRETVFLRLAVFVLAVPIVAACLFLLPYIWREAVESGSWIEDSIRPIVIGMYVSAIPFFIALFQAFMLLRLIDRDEGFSYRAVQSLRMIKYCALAITAVYIGTLPFFYWFAERDDAPGFLLIGLVFVFAAFVVAVFAELLQKLLKRAIDMKQENDLTV, from the coding sequence ATGAAACGAGAGACGGTTTTTTTACGGTTGGCCGTATTCGTTCTGGCTGTCCCGATTGTGGCGGCCTGCTTATTTTTGCTTCCGTACATTTGGCGCGAGGCGGTCGAGAGCGGGAGTTGGATTGAGGACTCGATTCGCCCGATTGTGATTGGCATGTACGTATCGGCCATTCCGTTCTTCATTGCGCTGTTCCAAGCGTTCATGTTGCTACGGTTGATTGACCGCGATGAAGGGTTCTCGTATCGGGCTGTCCAATCACTCCGCATGATCAAGTATTGTGCGTTGGCGATCACGGCCGTTTATATCGGGACGCTCCCGTTCTTCTACTGGTTCGCCGAGCGAGATGATGCGCCTGGATTCCTTCTCATCGGGCTCGTCTTTGTGTTTGCCGCGTTCGTCGTCGCCGTATTCGCGGAACTGTTACAGAAACTATTGAAGCGTGCCATCGACATGAAGCAAGAAAATGATTTGACGGTCTGA
- a CDS encoding helix-turn-helix domain-containing protein: MAIIVNLDVMLAKRKMSVTELSEKVGITMANLSILKTGKAKAIRFSTLEAICQALACQPGDILEYREE, from the coding sequence ATGGCGATTATCGTAAATCTTGACGTAATGTTGGCGAAACGAAAGATGAGTGTGACCGAGCTGTCTGAAAAAGTCGGTATCACAATGGCAAACTTGTCGATCTTAAAGACGGGCAAAGCGAAAGCGATTCGTTTCTCGACGCTCGAAGCAATCTGTCAGGCGCTCGCCTGTCAGCCGGGCGACATTTTAGAATATCGGGAAGAGTGA
- a CDS encoding DUF975 family protein, with protein sequence MIQTWNERAHKALKGKARLLLIWSFACSVMLELGLMADPTYYGLTVESLPLTVLSLGGILVYIALYPVNVGYNWLILKTVRDQPIRWSDVFDPFRHRYGKHLLATILVILFQVLWTLLLVVPGIIKYFSYAFTYFILRDEPELSATEAITKSRTMMRGRKWDAFKLILPFVPMYLVGLTFYIQLDLVILGSWIFLVALALIRPFIVSRFAVMYEDARIEYDEQWDRSA encoded by the coding sequence ATGATTCAGACATGGAATGAACGGGCGCACAAAGCGTTAAAAGGAAAGGCAAGGCTATTACTCATCTGGTCGTTCGCCTGCTCTGTGATGTTAGAATTGGGATTGATGGCAGACCCGACTTATTACGGTTTGACGGTGGAGTCATTGCCGCTGACCGTGCTCAGTTTAGGTGGCATCTTAGTTTATATCGCCCTTTATCCGGTTAACGTCGGATACAACTGGCTCATCTTAAAGACGGTACGAGATCAGCCGATTCGCTGGAGTGATGTGTTCGACCCGTTTCGTCACCGCTATGGAAAACATTTGCTCGCAACAATTCTCGTCATATTGTTCCAAGTACTATGGACATTGTTGCTAGTCGTACCAGGAATCATAAAGTATTTCTCGTATGCGTTCACATACTTTATCTTACGCGACGAACCAGAACTGTCTGCTACAGAGGCAATCACAAAATCGAGAACGATGATGCGCGGACGAAAGTGGGATGCGTTCAAACTCATTTTGCCATTCGTTCCGATGTATCTAGTCGGTTTGACTTTTTATATACAACTCGACTTGGTCATCCTCGGGTCATGGATTTTCCTTGTCGCACTAGCACTCATCCGCCCGTTCATCGTCAGCCGTTTCGCCGTCATGTATGAAGACGCGCGTATCGAGTATGACGAGCAGTGGGATCGCTCGGCGTGA
- a CDS encoding NAD(P)/FAD-dependent oxidoreductase: protein MNIGIIGAGLSGIVAARDLVRHGHTVELIEKSRSVGGRLATRRIGDGKADHGAVYFTVRGEELKQDVADWQTRGWVNVWYADPYPRYVAVDGMNALAKRLADGLTVHLNERVETVTTRDGQVSVKTDVTTRQYDCLLITSPLPQTLDLLADFPVDAALRELTYAPTFVGLFELASDTPIGPDGILDTDLAPSILKVINNRQKGISATELVSVYMDESWSEEWYERADEDTLREIERLLQTVTGSAVVQSRQLKRWRYAQATDVWNEPYHRLRDEPIFLAGDVFLEPDDASGRTRFESAYVSGLRVAEAMR, encoded by the coding sequence ATGAACATCGGTATTATTGGTGCCGGACTGAGCGGGATTGTCGCAGCACGCGACCTTGTGCGTCACGGCCATACAGTTGAATTGATTGAGAAGAGTCGGAGCGTTGGGGGACGCTTGGCGACGAGGCGGATCGGAGACGGCAAAGCCGATCACGGAGCTGTCTATTTCACCGTACGAGGGGAAGAACTCAAACAAGATGTCGCCGACTGGCAGACGAGAGGGTGGGTGAACGTCTGGTACGCTGACCCGTATCCGCGCTACGTCGCCGTCGATGGGATGAACGCCTTGGCCAAACGGTTGGCCGACGGGTTGACCGTCCATTTGAACGAGCGGGTCGAGACGGTCACGACCCGAGATGGTCAGGTCAGTGTCAAGACGGATGTGACGACGCGACAGTATGACTGTCTCCTCATCACGTCGCCGCTCCCGCAGACGCTCGACTTGCTCGCAGATTTTCCAGTCGATGCGGCGTTACGTGAATTGACGTACGCCCCGACGTTTGTCGGTTTGTTCGAATTGGCAAGCGATACTCCCATCGGTCCGGACGGGATTCTCGATACAGACTTGGCGCCGAGTATCTTGAAAGTCATCAACAACCGCCAAAAAGGCATCTCGGCGACCGAACTCGTCAGTGTCTATATGGACGAGTCGTGGAGCGAGGAGTGGTATGAACGAGCGGACGAAGACACGCTTCGTGAGATTGAGCGCCTGTTGCAAACGGTGACAGGGTCGGCGGTGGTTCAATCGAGGCAGTTGAAACGGTGGCGCTATGCGCAGGCGACCGACGTCTGGAACGAGCCTTACCATCGATTGCGGGACGAGCCGATTTTCTTGGCCGGTGACGTCTTCCTCGAGCCGGATGACGCTTCAGGCCGGACTCGGTTCGAGAGCGCGTACGTCTCAGGACTCCGTGTCGCGGAAGCGATGCGCTAA